The sequence GCATCACGGAGGAGATGATGGGGCACCTGTTCGAGCCGTTCTTCACCACCCGGGACGGGGGCACGGGCCTGGGCCTGTCCACCGCGCACTCCATCATCCGGGCGCACGGCGGGGCCATCCGCGTGCGCTCCAACCGCGACGAGGGAACGGAGTTCGTGGTGGAGTTGCCGCTGTGACGACTTCGCAGGCAGGGGAGGGTGGAGTGCGCGGGCACGTCCTCGTGGTGGACGACGAGCTGTCCATGCGGGAGTACCTGGAGCTGTTGCTCCACCGCGAGGGCTACGCGGTGACGAGCGTGCCCGGCGTGAAGCCCGCGTGCGAGGCGCTCGCGCAGGACGGGGTGGACCTCGTCATCTCCGACATGAAGCTGGGCACTGGCAGCGGCCTGGACGTGCTGCGCGCCGCGCGCGCCCGCCAGGAACCTCCCGAGGTGGTGCTCATCACCGCCTATGGCTCGCCGGCCGCCGCGGTGGAGGCCATGCGCGAGGGCGCGTACGACTACATCTGCAAGCCCTTCGACAACGAGGAGTTGCGGCTGCTCGTCCAGAAGGCGCTGGAGAAGCGCCTGCTGCGCCAGGAGAACAGCGGTCTGCGCGCCCGGCTGCTGCCCGGCCTGGGCGTGGCGGTGGGGCAGAGCTCGCGCATGCAGGCGGTATGGGCCCTGGTGGAGAAGGTGGCCCCGAGCCGCAGCACGGTGCTGGTGACGGGTGAGAGCGGCACCGGCAAGGAGCTGGTGGCCCGCGCCATCCACATGCGGGGCAGCCGCGCCGCGCAGCCCTTCCTTCCCTTCAACTGCGCGGCCCTCAACGAGGGCACGCTGGAGAGCGAGCTGTTCGGCCACATGAAGGGCTCCTTCACCGGGGCCACCCACGAGCGGCAGGGGCTGCTGGTGTCCGCGGGCGAGGGCACCGTCATGTTGGATGAAGTCGGCGAGATGCCCCTGGCCACGCAGGTGAAGCTCTTGCGCGTGCTCCAGGAGCGGAAGGTGAAGCCTGTGGGCAGCGCGGCGGAGGTGCCCTTCAAGGCCCGCGTTATCGCGGCCACCAACCGGCGGCTGGAGGCGGAGGTGAAGGCGGGCCGCTTCCGCGAGGACCTCTTCTATCGCCTCAACGTGATTACGGTGGAGCTGCCTCCCTTGCGCGAGCGCGCCGGGGACATCTCCATGCTGGCGAACTACTTCCTGTCGCGCCTGGCGGAAGAGCTGGGGCGTCCGGGCCTGCGCTTCGCGCCGGAGACGCTTTCGTTACTGGAGCGTTACTCGTTCCCTGGCAACGTGCGCCAGCTCCAGAACATGGTGGAGCGCGCGGCCACGCTGTCCGACTCGGACCTGCTCGGCCCCGCCACGCTGCCCCCGGCGGTGCGCGGCGAGTCCGAGCCCCTGGCTTCCTCCAGTGACGGAGGCGAGACGCGGCTGGGTGCGGGCTTCAACCTGGAGCGCCACCTGGATGACAGCGAGCGGCGCTACCTGCTCGCCGCGCTGAAGCAGGCGGGTGGGGTGAAGACGCGGGCCGCGGAGCTGCTGGGCCTGTCCTTCCGGTCCTTCCGGTATCGCCTGGCCAAGCACGGCCTGACGGATGAGCTGGAGCCGGGTGGGGCCACCGAGTCCTAGGGCTGGGAATGCTTCTCGGGGAGCGACAGTTCTCGTCAGTCCCGCTGCCCAATTTTGTCAGCCCGACCCTCCCGCGTCGCGAGCTCCAGCGGCCGCCCCACGGAAATCAGCCACTTTGGCGTGTTGATCCCTCTGGCATGGCGAGTGCTAAAGTCCTCCGCGGGCGCAGTGCCCTTGCCAAAACCTCCCCGAGGACCCCCAATGCGCGTTTCCCGCTTCAACCCCCGTAACCGTGGCTTCACGCTCATCGAGCTCATGATCGTGGTCGCCATCATCGGCATCCTGGCCGCCATCGCCATCCCGAACTTCCTCAAGTTCCAGGCTCGCTCCAAGCAGTCTGAGGCGAAGACGAACCTCAAGGCCCTGTACACCGCGCAGAAGTCGTTCTTCTCGGAGAAGGACCGCTACTCCGACTTCGCCAACGAGATTGGCTTCTCCCCTGAGCGCGGCAACCGCTACGGCTACATCATCTCCGCGGCCGCTGGTAGCGCCGAGTCGCGCACCACCGCTGCCATCGCCGCTCCCGCGGGTGGCGTGACGACCATCTCCTACGACGCGTTCCGCTTCGGTGGCGCCGGTGGCGTTCCGGCCTTCGCGGTTGCCAACTACACCCCGACGGCTCCGGCCACCACCGTCTTCGGCGTCCAGGGCACCTGCCCGAACTGCAACTTCTTCGCGGGCGCCTCCGGCAACGCGGACAACGAGGCCACCACGGATGACTGGGTCATCGCCGGCTTCGAGGGCGTGGGCGCGGTGTCCGGTTGCTCCGAGGCGGGCAACGTCTCCTCGGGCACCCCGTACAACACCCGCAACGACGTCGCCTGCGACTGATTCGGAATGAACGGTGGCGCGGCCACTGTTCTTCGGGCCGCCTTCCTTCCGGGGGGCGGCCCTTCGCCTTTCTGAGCTCCGGGGTGCTCATGCGGATCGCAGTATTGTGCCTGGCTGTCTGTTCCATCGCGCTGATGGCCGACAAGCCGGACAAGCCCTTGAGGACAAAGGACGGTCCCATCCTGCCTCGCCGTGAGATGCTCGAGGTGCTGGGGGCCGCGCAGAAGCCGCTGCTCGCGGACTTCTACTGGCTGCAGGCCATCCAGCAGGTGGGCCGCGCCAACACGGACACCGAGTACCGCGACGTCTACTTCTACGCGGACCTGGCGACCGACCTCGACCCGAAGTTCCGCTACGCCTACGAGTGGGGCGCCATCACCACGCCCTTCAATCTCGGCCGCGAGCAGTGGGTGAACACGGATTTGTCCTCACGGCTGCTCACCAAGGGGCTGGCCGCGCTGCCGGATGACCGCCGTTTCATGTTCCAGCTCGCCTACAACAAGATGACGTACGAGCGGGACTTCAAGGGCGCGGCGGACCTCCTCATGACGTTGTCGAAGTACCCGGACATGCCGCGCTACCTGCCCATGCTGGCCACCCGTCTGTACGCGCAGGCCGGCAGCTTCGACTCGGGCCTGGGCGTGGCGGAGATGCTGCGCGACAGCGCCGCGGACGACGAGTCCCGGGCCTTCTACGAGCACCGCATCAAGGAAATCCTCCGGGAGCGGGTGCTCACGCAAATCGACCAGGCCATCGAGGCCTTCGAGAAGGACCATGGCGAGCGCCCGAAGACGGTGCCGGACCTGGTGCGGATGGGCTACCTGAAGTTCCCGCCCCAGGACCCGCTGGAGGGAAAGTTCTTCATCGACCGGCGAGGGCGCGCGCGCTCCACGTCCGGACTCTACAGGTTGGAGATGTACGAAGACGCCAAGAAGAAGGAGTTGCAGGAGGACATGGCTGCTGGTGGCATCTTTGTAGATTCGGAGGGCGCGCAATGACCGCGGCTCCAAAGCTCGAGGCTCTGCTGCCGGCGGCTCCCGTCGCTGACGGCAGTCAACCCGTCCGCATCCGCAGCCTGTCCAAGACGTACCGGGTGGGCTTCTTCCTCAACAAGCACGTCAAGGCATTGCAGGGTCTGGACCTGGACATCGCGCCGGGGCAGGTCTACGGGCTGCTCGGCCCCAACGGCGCGGGCAAGTCCACCACCATCAAGATTCTCATGGGGCTGGTGCGCGCGTCGCAGGGCCAGGCGCTGCTCTTCGGTGAGCCGCCGGACCGTCCGCACGTGCGGCGGCAGGTGGGCTTCCTGCCGGAGAACCCGTCCCTGTACGAGTACCTCACGGGGCGCGAGTTCGTGACGCTGGCGGGGCGCATCTTCGGGCTGAGCGGGCATGACCTGGACCAGCGCGTGGAGCGCGTGCTGGGCGAGGTGGGCATGGGCCGTGCCTCGGACCTGCAGATTCGCCGCTACTCCAAGGGCATGGTGCAGCGCACCGCGCTGGCCCAGGCGCTCATCAGCGGGCCGCGCCTGCTGGTGCTGGACGAGCCGACGTCGGGCCTGGACCCGCTGGGCCGCCGGCAGATGCGCGACATCATCCTCGCCGAGCGCGAGAAGGGGACGACCATCCTCTTCTGCACGCACATCATCTCGGACGTGGAGGCACTCTGTGACCGCGTGGCCGTGCTGGTGGGCGGGCGGCGCGTGCAGGAGGGCAGCGTGCAGGAGCTGGTGTCGGCGCGGGCGCCCTCGGTGGAGATGGTGGTGCAGGGCCTGACGCTCGAGCAGCTCCAGCCGCTGGGCTTCGCGTACGAGCAGGTGCAGCAGCTGGACGGCCGGGTGGTGCTGCGGGTTCCGGACGCGGACTCGCACAAGCTGCTCCAGGCCATCATCGGTCTGGGCGGGCGCGTCAGCCGCTTGCAGCCCGCGCGCTTCTCGCTGGAGGACCTCTTCCTCGAGGCGATGAAGCAGGCCGGTGGGCAGACCGTCGGAGGAGAGATTCAGTCATGAGTGCCTTTACCGCCATGGCGTGGAACGGCTTCCGCGAGGCGCGTCGCAACCGGGTGACGGTGCTCGTGGCCGCCTTCGCGCTGGTGCTGCTCTTCGCCACCACGCTCGTCACCGAGGTGACGGTCAGCACGTTCGACCGCGTGGTGACGGACTTCGGCCTGGGGGTGATGAGCCTCCTGCTCGTCTTCCTCTCCATCTTCCTGTCGTCCGGGCTCATCAGCCGTGAAATCGAGCGGCGCACCATCTTCCTCATGGTGTCCAAGCCGCTGTCGCGCAGCCGGTTCCTGCTCGCGCGGCTGGCGGGCAACATGCTGACGCTCGGCGTGCTGCTGGTGGCCATGACGCTGCTGTTCTGGCTGCAACTCGTCCTGAACCGCTGCCCCATCACCCAGTCTCAGTTCGCCGCGCTGTGGGGGCTGTACCTGGAGCTGTTCGTGCTCACCAGCGTCGGCTTCCTGATGTCCACCTTCTCCAGCCAGCTGGTATCCGCGCTGGTGACGACGGGCCTGTACTTCGCCGGCCACCTGTGCGGGGACATCTACAACCTGGGCACCAAGTCCAAGAGCGACTTCGTCGCGTGGGTGAGCAAGGCCGTCTACTACGCCCTGCCGAACCTGGAGCGGCTGAACTTCCGGCCGCGCGCCACGTACGCCATGGAAGTCGCGGCGTCCGAGCTGGGCAAGGCCACGCTGTACGCGGTGGGCTGGGGCGCGCTGTTCTGCGTGCTGGCCACGCTCGTGTTCGAGCGGCGCGACTTCCGCTGAGCGCGCGCTAGAATCCGCAGCCGCGCGATGCCGACCCCCTCTCCAGGCTGGATTGAGACAATCTTCACCCTCTTCCTCCTGGTGGTGGGGCTGTGCATCGGCAGCTTCCTCAACGTCGTCATCGCGCGAGTCCCGGAGGGGCTGAGCATCGTCCGCCCGGGCTCGCGCTGCCCGAAGTGCGGCCACGTCCTCGCCTGGTACGAGAACATCCCGCTGCTCTCCTGGCTGGCGCTGAGGGCGCGCTGCCGCGGGTGCAAGACGCCCATCTCCGCGCGCTACCCGCTGGTGGAGCTGCTCACCGGGCTGCTCTACTTCGCGTGCCTCCGCCGCTTCGGCTGGACGTATGAACTGGCCCCCGCGCTGGTGCTCGTCACGCTGCTGGTGCCGCTCACCTTCATCGACCTGGACCACTGGATTCTGCCGCTGTCCATGACGGTGTCGGGCACCCTGGCTGGCATCGCGCTCGCGCTGCCTCGGGGAATGGACGCCTTCTGGGACGCGCTCATCGGCGCGGGGGTGGGCTTCCTCGCCTTCCGGCTGATGGAGTACGTGGGCTGGAAGCTCTTCAAGAAGGAGGCCCTGGGCGCGGGGGACAAGTACCTCGTGGCCATGCTGGGGGCGTTCCTCTCCTGGCGCGCGCTGCTCGGCATCCTCCTCTTCGCCTCCATGCAGGGCGCGGTGGTGGGCATCCTCATGCTGCTCTTCACCGGCCGCGCCGGGCCGCGCACGGAGGAGACGCCGGCCGCGAAGGAGGAGCCCGCCGGGGAGCCGGATGGGGACGAGCCTCCGCTCACCATGACGTGGGACTTCACGCGGGCGGGGCTTCCCGCGTGGAAGCGCCTGGTGCTGGTGCCGTTCTGCCTCCTGTTCCAGCCCATCCCCGACGCGCCGCTGGACGAGGAGGGGCAGGAGGAGGACTGGGTGCCGGACCGCACCAGCATCCCCTTTGGCCCGTGGCTGGCGCTGGCGGGGCTGGAGCTGCTCCTGCTGGGGCCATGGCTGGGGCGGGTGCTGCCGCCGGAGATCGCGATGATGGTGGGAGGCCTGCCGTGAGGCCGGCGCTCGCGCGGTGAAGTGGCGCATCGCCAGCGTGGCCTTCCTGCTGGGCTCGCTGTCCACGGGGCTCACCTGGCTGTCGGTGCAGCCGCTGCTCATCCGGTTGATGGAGGCGGTGCGCCGGCTCGCGCCGCCAGGCAGCACCGAGGCCGCGGCGCTGGGGCGCGTGAAGGGGTTGTTGCCGCTGGCGCTCGGGCTGAGCCTGGTGGTGCTCACGGTGCTGGCGTACGTGGTGCTGGACTTGATGGTGGGCCGCCCGCTGCGCAGCACGGAGGCGGTGGTGGAGCAGTTCGGCCGGCTGGAGCTGGACCCGCACCTGGTGCCCACCCAGGGTGGCCCGCTGCTGTCGCGCATCCAGCGCGCGCTGCAGCGCATGGCGGAGGCGCTGAGCGCGGAGCAGTCCCTCACGCGCTCGCAGATGGAGTCCCTGCGCGAGGCCAACGCCCGGCTGGCGCGCGCGCAGACGGAGCTGGTGTCCTCGGAGCGGCTGGCCACGGTGGGCCGGCTGGCCGCGGGCGTGGCGCACGAGGTGGGCAACCCGCTGTCAGGCATCCTCGGCTACGTGGCGCTGGCGAAGATGAAGGCCAACACGCCGGAGCTGAAGGACTTCCTGGAGCGCATCGACCACGAGGTGCAGCGCATCGACCACATCATCCGCGGGCTCCTGGATTTGGGGCGCCCGGGGACGGCCGCGCTGGCGCCGGTGGAGCTGGGTAAGGTCGTTGAGACGTGCGTGGGTCTGGTGCGCGCGGCGCCGGAGCTGTCCGGCGTGGAGGTGGAGCTGGGACTGGAGCCGGGCCTGCTTGCCCGTGCGGACCCGGGGCCGCTGTCGCAAATCGTCATCAATTTGTTGCTCAACGCCGCGCAGGCCATGGGAGGGCAGGGGAGCGTGCGCGTCCGCACGCTCCGCGAGGGGGCCGAGGCGTGGGTGGTGGTGGAGGACTCGGGGCCGGGCATCCCCGCGGACGTCATGCCCCGCCTCTTCGAGCCCTTCTTCACCACCAAGGGCCGGGAGGGCACCGGGCTGGGGCTGGCGGTGTCGCTGCGGCTCGCGCAGGTGATGGGCGGCCGGCTGCTGGCGGAGAACGCGCCCGGAGGCGGCGCCCGCTTCACCGTGTCCCTGCCGGCTTCCTGAGGAGAAAAGGGCCTCCCTACCAGCCAGGAGCTATCGGCCTCCTCAAGGCTGGGGGATGATGCGCCGGAGACGGTCATGTCCCTGTTCCGCACCATCCTCGTCGCCGACGACGAGCCCTCCATCCGCCACATCCTCACGCTGGTGCTCACCGACCGCGGCTATGAAGTGCGCGCCGTGGCGGACGGCGACGAGGCCCTGCGCGAGCTGGCCGCGCGCGACTACGACGTGCTGCTGTGCGACGTGCGCATGCCGAGGAAGGGCGGCCTCACCGTGCTGCGCGAGGCGCTCGCCGTGCACCCGGGCCTCACCGCGGTGGTGATGAGCGCGTACGGCTCGCAGGAGCAGGCGCTGGAGGCCGTCTCCGCCGGCGCGTTCGACTACGTCCAGAAGCCCTTCAAGCCGGAGGAAATCGTCTTCGTCCTCCGCAAGGCCGAGGAGCGCGAGCGGCTGGTGCGGGAGAACCGCCGCCTCAAGGAGGCCAGCCTCCCGTCCGCGCCGGAGGGGCACATCCTCGGCGCCAGCACCGCGCTGCAGGCGGTGCTGCGGCAGGTGACGCGGCTGGCGCCGGTGGACACCACGGTGCTCATCAGCGGCGAGAGCGGCACCGGCAAGGAGCTCATCGCCCGCGAGCTGCACGCGCGCAGCCCCCGCGCCGCCATGGCCTTCGTCGCCGTCAACTGCGGCGCCATCGCCTCGGGCCTCATCGAGAGCGAGCTGTTCGGCCACGCCAAGGGCGCCTTCACCGACGCGCGCTCCGCCAAGCGTGGCCTCTTCGCCGAGGCCGACGGCGGCACCCTCTTCCTGGATGAAGTGGGAGAGCTGCCGCTGTCCGCCCAGGTGAAGCTGCTCCGCGTGCTCCAGGAGGGGGAAATCCGTCCGGTGGGGGAGAACCGGGTGGAGAAGGTGGACGTGCGCGTGGTGGCCGCCACGCTGAGGGACCTGGGCAAGCTGGTGGAGAAGGGCGAGTTCCGCGAGGACCTCTACTACCGCCTCAACGTGGTGAACCTCCGGATGCCGCCCCTGCGCGAGCGCCGCGAGGACGTGCCGCTGCTGGCGCGCGCCTTCATCTCCCGCTTCAACCGCGAGCTGAACCGCGAGCCGCCCATCGAGGGGCTCTCTCCGGACGCCGAGGCGCTGATGTCCGCGTACGCCTGGCCGGGCAACGTGCGCGAGCTGGAGAACGCCATGGAGCGCGCCGTGTTGCTGGCGGACACTCCGCTCATCCTCCCGGCCAATCTGCCCGACAAGTTGTGGGCCGCGCCCCCACCCGGACCCACGGGCGC comes from Pyxidicoccus parkwaysis and encodes:
- a CDS encoding sigma-54-dependent transcriptional regulator is translated as MRGHVLVVDDELSMREYLELLLHREGYAVTSVPGVKPACEALAQDGVDLVISDMKLGTGSGLDVLRAARARQEPPEVVLITAYGSPAAAVEAMREGAYDYICKPFDNEELRLLVQKALEKRLLRQENSGLRARLLPGLGVAVGQSSRMQAVWALVEKVAPSRSTVLVTGESGTGKELVARAIHMRGSRAAQPFLPFNCAALNEGTLESELFGHMKGSFTGATHERQGLLVSAGEGTVMLDEVGEMPLATQVKLLRVLQERKVKPVGSAAEVPFKARVIAATNRRLEAEVKAGRFREDLFYRLNVITVELPPLRERAGDISMLANYFLSRLAEELGRPGLRFAPETLSLLERYSFPGNVRQLQNMVERAATLSDSDLLGPATLPPAVRGESEPLASSSDGGETRLGAGFNLERHLDDSERRYLLAALKQAGGVKTRAAELLGLSFRSFRYRLAKHGLTDELEPGGATES
- the pilA gene encoding type IV pilin protein PilA, which encodes MRVSRFNPRNRGFTLIELMIVVAIIGILAAIAIPNFLKFQARSKQSEAKTNLKALYTAQKSFFSEKDRYSDFANEIGFSPERGNRYGYIISAAAGSAESRTTAAIAAPAGGVTTISYDAFRFGGAGGVPAFAVANYTPTAPATTVFGVQGTCPNCNFFAGASGNADNEATTDDWVIAGFEGVGAVSGCSEAGNVSSGTPYNTRNDVACD
- a CDS encoding ABC transporter, with product MRIAVLCLAVCSIALMADKPDKPLRTKDGPILPRREMLEVLGAAQKPLLADFYWLQAIQQVGRANTDTEYRDVYFYADLATDLDPKFRYAYEWGAITTPFNLGREQWVNTDLSSRLLTKGLAALPDDRRFMFQLAYNKMTYERDFKGAADLLMTLSKYPDMPRYLPMLATRLYAQAGSFDSGLGVAEMLRDSAADDESRAFYEHRIKEILRERVLTQIDQAIEAFEKDHGERPKTVPDLVRMGYLKFPPQDPLEGKFFIDRRGRARSTSGLYRLEMYEDAKKKELQEDMAAGGIFVDSEGAQ
- a CDS encoding ABC transporter ATP-binding protein codes for the protein MTAAPKLEALLPAAPVADGSQPVRIRSLSKTYRVGFFLNKHVKALQGLDLDIAPGQVYGLLGPNGAGKSTTIKILMGLVRASQGQALLFGEPPDRPHVRRQVGFLPENPSLYEYLTGREFVTLAGRIFGLSGHDLDQRVERVLGEVGMGRASDLQIRRYSKGMVQRTALAQALISGPRLLVLDEPTSGLDPLGRRQMRDIILAEREKGTTILFCTHIISDVEALCDRVAVLVGGRRVQEGSVQELVSARAPSVEMVVQGLTLEQLQPLGFAYEQVQQLDGRVVLRVPDADSHKLLQAIIGLGGRVSRLQPARFSLEDLFLEAMKQAGGQTVGGEIQS
- a CDS encoding ABC transporter permease, with protein sequence MSAFTAMAWNGFREARRNRVTVLVAAFALVLLFATTLVTEVTVSTFDRVVTDFGLGVMSLLLVFLSIFLSSGLISREIERRTIFLMVSKPLSRSRFLLARLAGNMLTLGVLLVAMTLLFWLQLVLNRCPITQSQFAALWGLYLELFVLTSVGFLMSTFSSQLVSALVTTGLYFAGHLCGDIYNLGTKSKSDFVAWVSKAVYYALPNLERLNFRPRATYAMEVAASELGKATLYAVGWGALFCVLATLVFERRDFR
- a CDS encoding prepilin peptidase, which encodes MPTPSPGWIETIFTLFLLVVGLCIGSFLNVVIARVPEGLSIVRPGSRCPKCGHVLAWYENIPLLSWLALRARCRGCKTPISARYPLVELLTGLLYFACLRRFGWTYELAPALVLVTLLVPLTFIDLDHWILPLSMTVSGTLAGIALALPRGMDAFWDALIGAGVGFLAFRLMEYVGWKLFKKEALGAGDKYLVAMLGAFLSWRALLGILLFASMQGAVVGILMLLFTGRAGPRTEETPAAKEEPAGEPDGDEPPLTMTWDFTRAGLPAWKRLVLVPFCLLFQPIPDAPLDEEGQEEDWVPDRTSIPFGPWLALAGLELLLLGPWLGRVLPPEIAMMVGGLP
- a CDS encoding sensor histidine kinase produces the protein MKWRIASVAFLLGSLSTGLTWLSVQPLLIRLMEAVRRLAPPGSTEAAALGRVKGLLPLALGLSLVVLTVLAYVVLDLMVGRPLRSTEAVVEQFGRLELDPHLVPTQGGPLLSRIQRALQRMAEALSAEQSLTRSQMESLREANARLARAQTELVSSERLATVGRLAAGVAHEVGNPLSGILGYVALAKMKANTPELKDFLERIDHEVQRIDHIIRGLLDLGRPGTAALAPVELGKVVETCVGLVRAAPELSGVEVELGLEPGLLARADPGPLSQIVINLLLNAAQAMGGQGSVRVRTLREGAEAWVVVEDSGPGIPADVMPRLFEPFFTTKGREGTGLGLAVSLRLAQVMGGRLLAENAPGGGARFTVSLPAS
- a CDS encoding sigma-54-dependent transcriptional regulator codes for the protein MSLFRTILVADDEPSIRHILTLVLTDRGYEVRAVADGDEALRELAARDYDVLLCDVRMPRKGGLTVLREALAVHPGLTAVVMSAYGSQEQALEAVSAGAFDYVQKPFKPEEIVFVLRKAEERERLVRENRRLKEASLPSAPEGHILGASTALQAVLRQVTRLAPVDTTVLISGESGTGKELIARELHARSPRAAMAFVAVNCGAIASGLIESELFGHAKGAFTDARSAKRGLFAEADGGTLFLDEVGELPLSAQVKLLRVLQEGEIRPVGENRVEKVDVRVVAATLRDLGKLVEKGEFREDLYYRLNVVNLRMPPLRERREDVPLLARAFISRFNRELNREPPIEGLSPDAEALMSAYAWPGNVRELENAMERAVLLADTPLILPANLPDKLWAAPPPGPTGAAASTPGVTGALQEGTDLSLKRAIRELEESYIRAALRRTKGNRTRASELLDISHRALLYKIKEYGIDPDAEAERG